The sequence AATCTCGATCAGCAATCAGCAGTTTCGCCATTTCCCCCAGAACCTTCCTCTATTGTTTCTTTCATTATACAAAACCTGTTTAGGAAATTGAATTTACGTTCGGATTTAATAATCGAAAAAATGTTGGTGAGACCGATAAAAAAACATGAAAAAATCTGACAAAAATAGACATTAACAAAAAAACAGCCTGAAAAATTATATTGAGAAATAGTAATCCTATTCAAGTCACCTATCTAAAAGTCCCAATTCCATATAGTTTCCTAGACCTAATATACATTGTAGAATGAACAAATAAATCGTCGTAATAATGGTTATTTTTTGTGAAGGAATTTTTTCCTCTTTACCTAATTTGTATTATCGTAAAATATTAATTTAAGTTAAGGAGGAATATGTTATGAAACTCAAAAAGCTCACAAGTTTTACACTCGCAGTCTCTATGTTAATGACTCCACTTCTTGTTGGGGCAGCACCAAATGAAGAAGAAAAGGCTCCTAAGAATAAGAATGAAGTAAATGTAAACCTTGAAAAAGGGAAATATGTAAAAGGTGAAGTCATTGTTAAATTCAAAGATAACATCAGTGCTAATGCCAAAAATAATGTGATGAAGAGTCTTGGTGTAACAGTGAAAGAAAAGGATGACCCTGCTAATTCAAAGTTCCAGGTTTTAAAGGTAGGTAATGTTGAGGCTGTTGTTGAGGCGTTGAACAAAAATCCAATGGTTGAATATGCGGAGCCGAACTATGTGTTTTCAATTACTTGGACACCTAACGATACTTATTATCAAGGTTATCAATATGGCCCACAAAATACGAGTACAAATTATGCATGGGATATTACAAAAGGTAGTAGTTCTCAAGAAATTGCAGTTATAGACACTGGGGTTGATTATACACATCCCGATTTAGATGCGAAAGTTATCAAAGGGTACGATTTTGTTGATAACGATTACGATCCGATGGATTTAAATGACCACGGAACACATGTGGCAGGGACTGCTGCAGCTGAAACGAATAATGCTCGCGGTGTAGCTGGAATGGCTCCAAATACGAAAATTCTTGCGGTTCGTGCACTGGATGCAAGCGGAAATGGTTCTCTTAATGATGTGGCAGATGCCATCATTTACTCTGCTGATGCCGGAGCAGAAGTAATTAACCTTTCCCTTGGATGTGATTGCGATACACAAACGTTAAAAGATGCTGTTAATTATGCATGGAATAAGGGCTCTGTAATAGTAGCTGCAGCTGGAAATAGTGGCGTTTCTACAACTTTTGAACCTGCTTCTTACGCAAATGTAATTGCTGTTGGTGCGATTGATCGTTACGATCAGTTAGCATCGTTCTCTAACTACGGAACTTGGGTTGATGTTGTGGCCCCTGGTGTATCCATTGCTTCAACAGTAAGAGGAAATGGCTATGCATATATGTCAGGAACATCCATGGCATCTCCTCACGTCGCTGGACTTGCAGCGCTTTTAGCTAGTCAAGGTCGAAACAATGTACAAATTCGTCAAGCAATTGAACAGACAGCTGATAGCATATCAGGAACAGGACTTTACTTTAAATATGGAAAAATTAATTCCTATGACGCAGTGAGATATTAATTTAAAGCTTTTTTTAATGGTTGTTGTTTTCAGGAAAATTTTCCACTCTATACAGTGCCGTGACTTGATTCACTGGATATAAAGGAAAGCAAGTGTCATTCAAGGAACAATGTTTACGAAAGCGAATCAAAGAGCAGGAAGTTTATTTGTTAAACTTCTTGCTCTTATTTTATTCAGCATACCTTACGTATTTCACTTTAACCATTATTCTATTTCTAGTGCATTTAAGTGCGCCCAAAAGAAATCCCGCTAGACTTAACCTAGCGGGATTGTATGTTTATCGATTGAGTAAACTTCCAACGTATCGGAGCAATTCATTTGCGGATGTTGAATTATATCCGTGCTCGTCGATTAACCGGGCAACAACTTCGTTAATTTTCTTTAATTGTTGCTCGTCTGGCGTTTTCGTTGACGTCGTAATTTTCACGACGTCTTTTAAATCGGCAAATAGCTTTTTCTGAATTGCTTCGCGTAAACGCTCGTGCGAATTGTAATCGAATCGTTTTCCTTTTCGTGCATACGCAGATATGCGAATTAAGATTTCTTCTCGGAATGCCTTTTTCGCGTTTTCTGAAATCCCGATTTGTTCCTCAATTGAACGCATGAGCTTTTCATCTGGATTCATTTCTTCTCCAGTGAGCGGATCGCGAATTTTGTTTTTGTTACAATATGCTTCCACATTGTCTAAATAATTGTCCATTAGCGTTTTGGCAGACTCTTCATACGAGTAGACGAACGCTTTTTGAACTTCTTTTTTCGCAATGTCGTCGTACTCTTTTCGCGCAACAGAAATGAAATTTAAATATCGCTCACGGTCCTCATTTGAGATGGACGGATGTTGATCCAAACCTTCTTTTAAAGAACGCAATACATCCAGTGCATTAATGGACGGAACTTCCTTACGAATAATCGTGGATGAAATACGGTTGATCACGTAACGTGGGTCAATTCCACTCATTCCTTCATCTTGATATTCTTTTTGTAGTTCCTCTAAATCCACTGAATTAAATCCTTCCACGCTCTCACCGTCATATAAGCGCATTTTCTTTACTAAATCAATGTCACCGCGTTTCGGCTCTTTTAAGCGTGTTAAGATGGTAAACATCGCCGCTACTCTTAGCGTATGCGGAGCAATGTGAACATTTGAAACATCGCTCTCACTAATCATTTTTTCATAAATTCGTTCTTCTTCTGTTACTTTCAAATTGTAAGGAATCGGCATTACGATAATCCGTGAATGGAGTGCTTCATTTTTCTTATTGGAAATAAACGAGCGGTACTCCGTTTCATTCGTATGAGCAACAATCAACTCATCAGCCGAAATTAAAGCAAATCGGCCCGCTTTAAAGTTTCCTTCTTGAGTTAATGAAAGTAAATGCCATAAGAACTTTTCATCACATTTTAACATTTCCTGGAACTCCATCATTCCGCGGTTCGCTTTATTAAGCTCGCCATCGAAACGATACGCTCTCGGATCTGATTCTGAACCGTATTCAGCAATAGTTGAAAAGTCGATGCTTCCTGTTAAATCAGCAATATCTTGAGACTTCGGATCAGATGGGCTAAATGTTCCAATCCCAACGCGCTTATCCTCCGATAAGAAGATTCGCTCAACTATTACATCTTCAATGCGCCCACCGTATTCTTGCTCTAAACGCATCATGTTTAACGGAGAAAGGTTTCCTTCAATTCGAATTCCGTACTCTTGATAGAAGTCTTCACGAAGATGATGTGGAATTAAATGAAGGGGATCTTCATGCATCGGACAACCTTTAATCGCATAAATCGCGCCGTTATCAGATTTGGAATATTGCTCAAGCCCTCGTTTTAACATCGTTACAAGCGTCGATTTCCCTCCACTAACAGGTCCCATAAGCAGCAAAATACGCTTTCTTACATCCAATCGCTTCGCAGCAGGGTGGAAATACTCTTCGACTAACCTTTCTAATGCGTCATCCAAACCATAAAGTTGCTGATCGAAAAACTTATAGCGCTTCTTACCATCTACTACTTCGATTCCAGCATCCTTAATCATATTGTAAACACGCGAATGTGCCGATTGTGCAATAAATGGTTTTTCCTTTAAAATTTCCAAATACTCCGCGAAGGTACCTTCCCACTTTAACCGATGTTCATCTTCTCTATACTTTTCGATTTTACTTAAGATATCCATAAGGACCTCCTCCATCGTTGGTAATCCTAGTGCTTTTGCTGATTAATACACTTTATGCAAGGATGTCCGCTAACATTCTAATTTTATTCTTCTTGTGACAATTCATGAAAAAGACGCAAATTTCATTCACACCTTGGAAATGATAAGGTATAATAAGGCTAGTTCTTATCCGTCCTAACGGAGCTTGAAACCGTTTTAATAATCATAAAAAGGGGGGCTTTTTCGATGAATACTGCTTTAATGATGGGCGTCATTCTTGCCTTCTTAACAGCAATTTTTACTGCTGGGTACAACGGCAAGCCTGGAGTGAAGAAAAAATAAGTTTTTACATAAAGGAGTGACCACCAATCGGTCACTCCTTTTTTCATAATAAAAGCACAAAGCTTCCGTCTATAATTGAAGGGCGCTGGAGGACCTGCGAGAAGGCTTCCGTCGCCACAGCACGGCCTAAACGACCCAAACTGATCGAGCTTGGAGCTAGACGCCAAAAAAACTATAAAGAGAATACTTTAACACTTTATTGAACTTAAACTTTCTGTAACAACAAAAAAGTTCGGATAGATTAATTGCGAGGGAAATTGATATAAATTGTGGTATGAAGATGAAAAAAAGCAGATGGAGAGATCATAGAGAACTCTTCGTCTGCTTTTTAAGCTTAGTTAAAAGATAATTCTAAACCTGGATAATTTTGTTGGCGCAGCGCTTCGTAAACTAAAATAGCTGCTGTGTTTGATAAGTTTAAGGAACGCACTTTATCAGTCATTGGAAGACGTAAGCAACGGTCCATATTGTTTTCGATTACTTCATCTGGTAACCCGTTTGTTTCACGGCCGAACACAAAGAAATAATCCTTCTCTAAGTCAGAGTAATCAAAGTTTGTATGGTTTTTTTGTCCGAACTTCGTGATGAAGAAAAACTCACCATTCGCGTTTTTCTCAAATAATTCATCTAATGAATCATAATAGACGATATTTACGTGATCCCAGTAATCTAATCCTGCACGACGTAACATTTTGTCATCTGTAGAGAATCCTAATGGACGAATTAAGTGTAACGTCGTATTCGTTGCTGCACAAGTACGCGCAATATTTCCAGTATTAGCTGGAATTTCTGGTTGGAATAATACTACATGTAAACCCAAAATTGTTCACCCCGTCAATCTATTTCGATAAATCATCGATAATATGAAAAAATTTATATTGAATATTGGATGTATAGGCGGTTGAATCTTCGTACGACCAATACCGTTTGCGACTATTATACGTTTGCGCATTGACTAACGGCATGTTTTGTTCGTCCTTCGCCACAACAAAGGTCGTATGATCAAATCGCCCGTCTCCTTGAAAATCATAGCAAATGACGTCTCCGGGAACAAGTTTTTCAGGCGAAAAAACTTCCTCTGCCCGTAGACCCGTTTTCGAATTTGATAGGTAAATCATCATCGAATGTGCAACTGACCAACTAAAGCTCCAATCTTCTTTTTGCATCCACCAGCCCGCCGTTCGTCTCGGATACCCTCGCATCGGGGCGTTACCAGCATGCAAACATTGTGAGACAAAGTTCGTACAGTTCACGTCGAAGTTTTTATATTTCTTATTATGATCGTTCCACCAACGCTCGGCATACTGAACAGCTGCTAACCGATCATAAACAAACGCTTTCCGGTCTTCGCCTTCTTCTAATTCATTCGTTTCATGATTGGTCAGTTGATCAAACGATTTCTCGACAGCACCATCCATCACTAATACACCGGATGGCGAAAACTTGACCATTCGCTCTTCCGCTTGTTCTTCTATATAAAAAGAGTCCCCTTGTCGATACATAAACTGGTACTCACATATATAGGTTATAGGTTCACTTTCTGACACATGGTGTGGCCATAAAATATTGGCTTTCGCCTTCACAATTTCTGCCTTTCGCTTTTCGGCCAATTTCTTTTTCTTCTCAAACACATCAATATCGTCAATATGTTTAGGGCTGCGCATATACTTACTGACGATGTATTGTATCTTTTCATTCGTTCTCTCAAATAAAGGATCTATGTTCACGTAATCTGTCACCACCATTCGCATCTTGTATTACATACGTATGATGGTGTCATACCATTTCATTCTTTTAACATAAAGATGCCTTTTTCGATTTCATTCTTCGCTTCGTCGTCTACTTCCCGCTCGAGTGCTTTCTCAAGTTCATGTAACTTGCCCTTATCCCCAATCTTACCTATTGCCCACGCTGCCGTCCCTCGAATGACAGGTCGTGGATCTTTATGCATGAGCATAATCAGTTCATCTAAGGCTGTTTCATCTTTGAAATGGGCAAGTGCTATGATTGCATTTCGCTGAATTGGTTTTTTCCCCCGCCAAGAACCAGACACATGCCCGAACTTTTCTTTAAATTCACGATTACTCATCGTCAACAATGGCTTTAAGCGAGGCTTCGCAATTTCAGGGTCTGGCTCCATTTCAGGATGCAAGTGAAAATCCTTTCCTTTATTCTCGGGGCATACAAGTTGACATGTGTCACAACCGTACAAACGATTTCCAAGCTTTGTACGATACTGTTCCGGTAAAAAACCTTTTGTTTGCGTTAAAAATGCAATACACTTATTTGAATCAAGTTGTCCCCCTTGCACAAGCGCACCCGTCGGACATGCTTCAACACATTTATTACACGTTCCGCATTGGTCTTCAATTGGCGTATCTGGAGGAAAAGGAATGTTTGTAATCATTTCACCTAAATACACATACGACCCAAATTCAGGAGTAATGATTGCACAATTTTTCCCGCTCCAGCCAATACCTGCCCGTTCGGCTACCGCGCGATCTGACAATTCACCTGTATCAACCATCGATTTGACCTTCGCCTCTGGTACAAGCGATAAAATGTATGACTCCAATTGCTCTAGCTTTTCGCGTAATATATGGTGATAATCTCGCCCCCAAGATGCACGACAAAATAGGCCGCGGCGATCTCCTCTCGTACTTTTCGGCGCATTCTTCATTTTTGACGGATACGCTAAGGCAATGGCAATGATCGATCTTGCTTTCGGCAATAGTAAGGATGGGTTCACTCGCTTTTCAATATCCGGTTCTTCAAATCCGGATTGATACCCTAATTCTTGCTGCACAATTAAGCGTTCCTTTAAGGTTTCAAACGTGTCAGCACTGGCAAACCCAATTTTATCAATTCCGATTTCTTTACTATAGACGATAATTTTTTCCTTTAAAATATGGGCATCCATCAAGCCAGACCTCCTTTCAAATAGCTTTCTTCCCTTTACATATGATAGAATGAGTTCAGTCATTTTTAGGAGGGATATTTAATGGAAATGAAGATAGATACTTCCATTAAACAAGTCATTCCATCTTTTAAAGTCGGTATGATTCATTACCGAGGCATTTCAGTGGACGAGTCCCCGCAAATGTTAAAAGGACGACTTCGTTTATACCAAGAAAAAATCTACTTCGATTTAGAAACAAAAAAAGTTACGGACGTTGAAGGCATAAAAGAATGGCGCGAGCTGTTTAAAAAGATTGGAACAGATCCAAGTCGGTACCGTCCGTCCCACGAAGCAATCTTTCGTCGCATTCAAAAACAACAATATTTACAGACTATTCATTCCGCTGTGGATTTAAACAACTTCTTCTCGCTTCAGTACGAAATTCCGTTTGGCATTTATGACGCCGATCAACTAACTGGAGATATTACACTCCAAATTGGAGATGAAGGACTTGAATATGAAGCACTTAATGGACGAATCGTGAATATGCATCACAAGTTGGTCACTTGTGATACAACAGGACCATTTGGTAGTCCAATTGTTGATTCAAAACGGACAGCCGTCCAACTCTCTACAAAAAATGCCGTTCAAATTATTTATTTACGACCATCCATGCAAATAGAAGAAGCAACAAAAATGATAAACTCCATTTCTAATATGTTTACACAAATACATGGTGGCGAAGCCAATTACGAAATAATTACATGTAATTAATAGCTGTAGGCGGACCGGGCGATGATTCGCCTCGTCCTGCTTACATAACCTTAAACGTTTTTCTTTCATAATAAAAAACGCAATGCTTCGTTTTTCGATTGAAACGAAACACTGCGTTGATCACTATGTATGGAGCGGGTGATGGGAATCGAACCCACGACATCAGCTTGGAAGGCTGAGGTTTTACCACTAAACTACACCCGCATCATTCGGACAATTATTATTATATCAAACAAACAATATTTTTCAACAGGAAATTTTAAAAATCGACAAATTTTTATTTCCTTTATTTACTTATTATCTTAATAAATACTTCATAATTTTTCAATAAATATTTAATTAACTTTTGAACCGTCACCCCTTTCATTAATTGTATCCCAACAATCTTAAAAGAAAGGGTAAAAATTCAAGAAAAAGTAGAAGGAAATCTTCTCAGAAAGCTGAAGAGGTATACGACACCCATTTTGCGTATTGGAAAAAATAAAGGAAGTTGTTTTATGAGAAATTACATGAAAATGACACTTTTACATTTTATAGTAGTATTCATATCAATTGGGTTATTTGGCATGTACTGGAATGTGGGCATAACCGTTAAAGTTTCTTTTATCGTTACTTGTATTTCTATGATGATGTACATTTTGTTCGGTATCATATTCTTTAGTTCAGTTTTAAAGGATAATATAAGACCTCTTGTTTTTTTCTTATTAACAAGCATGCTTATAAGCATGTTCAAGACAAAAATAATTCCCCTATACTATTTGTTTAACCTCCCGTTTATTTACACATTGGATTGGGGAATTCATTTACCTTTCATCATTGAGGAAGTATTGATATTACTCCTACCTACTTTTTGTATTTTCACAGGAGTGTTTCTAAAATTTATTACGAAAAATAAGCTATACGTAGATCATTAGTTTATCCAACAAATTCGAAGTATGATTAGAAAATACAAAGTCCGTTACCTAAACGATAACGGACGACCCTTTTATCGGACATATAATCCTTGTCCAACGTATAGGGTATGAATAGTTTCATCTTGTGGGTTTAACAATTTCAGTTCTGTTAACGTCATGCCGTAGCGTTGGGCAATTTTCCATGCCGTGTCACCACTTTGTACTTTGTAAACATGTGCCCTTACACGTACTTTTTGTCCTACTTTCAAGTAGCTTAAATTAGATATATTCGGATTTAACACTTTCATTTGTGACAAGGAAATCCAGTTATTGATGGCAATTTTCCATGCGGTATCGCCACTTTTAACAGTATAATATTGCCAAGAAGGTACGCTTGGACTTGGATCATAGCTCTTCTGTTCTGGAGCAGGCGCAGGTGTTTGGGTTTTAGCTCCTGTATCAGAGTAAATGAACATTTGTACCCAATAACCGTTATAATAACCTACACCGATTTGATTGAACTTCGTGCTTAAAATATTTGCGCGGTGACCAGAGCTATTCATCCAGTCATCCATCACTTCCTGTGGACTTCGCTGCCCTTTTGCAATGTTCTCACCTGCAGCCGTATACTTAATTCCATAACTTTGCATCATTTGGAATGGAGACCCGTATGTTGGCGAAGTATGAGAAAAGTAATTGTTATTATACATGTCCTTTGCTTTGTCTTCAGCTACTCTCGATAATTCCGTTGAAAAGCTTAACGGACTTAACCCGCGAGAGGTACGCTCTTGATTCACAAGCTGAGCGACTTGTTCTTCAAAGGAAGCCGCAAGCGCTTTTCCTTGAATAAATGCTGAACTTAACAAGAGGAAGATCGTCATTAAAGTTATAATTTTTCGCTTCATAGTCACTCTCCTTTCTACAAGAACTATTTTGTCCTGTCATTAGCTTTTCAACATGTTATATATTGGTAACCGAAAGGGATGGTATCGTGAAAAAATGGATGTTGCTAGCCATGGCTTTAGCAGTTGTCACCGCATGCCAAGCAAATGAAACGGAGGTAACGGAAACAATGGGAGAAAAAAGAATGGATCAAAAATTGAAACAAGCACAAATTGAAGCTCCTCATGCTATGCCACCTTTCGACGAAATTCCAATTGATAAACCTGAATATAATACGATTCAACAAATGTTAAGCGATATGGTACGTATACTCCAGCCCCATTCTGAAGAACAGTCAATTTTCCCTTCATCCTTAGAGCTTGAAAACCATGTCGCTACTTCCACTTATTTATATACTGTTTATTTTCTAACTTTCGGTACTATTCAATCAGAAGAAATGAAAAATGACATCCTTCGCTTGCAAAAATACGCTAACGCCGTCAAGGAAAATAAAGACATTGAAGCGCACGAAAAACTTTTTCAAACCTTTCAAGCATATTTAACAACATTAAACGAAAAATACAAAAAGGAAGAGGAATAATCCCTCTTCCTTAAAAGAACTTTATTGAAATAATGGTGATGATAGCTACAACAATAATTCCAGGAAGCAAATTGGCTACTCGAATTTTCGTTAACCCAAGTAAATTTAGTCCAATTGCCATAATCATAATGCCACCTGTCGACGTTGTATTGGCGATAAATGTATTTAACACTTCTTCTGGGGCAATTTGTTGAATTGTACTTGCTAATAACGTAATCGACCCTTGATATAACACAACAGGAATAAATGAAAATAAAACCCCTATTCCTAAAGATGCCGTTAACAAAATGCTTGTAAATCCATCAATAATTCCTTTTGTGATGAGAACACTATGATTTCCGCGTAGCCCACTATCTAATGATCCGACTATTGCCATTGCTCCAACAACAAAAATGAGCGTCGCCGATACAAAACCTTTCGCAATATCCTCCTCTTTTCCTTGCGAAAACTTTGTCTCCAACCATTTCCCGACACGATTGAGTCCATCTTCTATCCTACACAATTCTCCAATGACCGCTCCTAACACAAGACTAATTAACACAATGAGCATTTCATCGCCGGTAAGCGCCATTTGAAGACCAATTACTACAACAAATAAGCCGATTACCTGCATCGTCGTTGCTTTTATTCCCTCAGGCATGCGATACAAAAACTTTCCGATAATGGTCCCAATAATAATACAAATGCCGTTGACAATCGTTCCGAGTAACATCCTTCACGCCCACTTTCTCTTCCAAATTACTTCACAATAGAAAAATTCTATCGAGTTTTCACCATTTGGGCAAGATGAAATTTCGTATTTCGAAACGATGGTTGGACACAATAATCATCGAGGTGATAGCAATGGTTGAAAACAAACAGGCAAATTCTAAAAACATTGATGACTTTCGACAAGAAGAATCGAAAAATCCTAAGATCCAACTTAGCTTACAAGAGGAATTTGGACTTTTGAACCTTGATAAACAGAGAAAAGAATAAAAAAAGCAGCTTATCAGCTGCTTTTGAAGTAGAATGCAATTTGATTATTGTCTACGAATGTAACGCGTCATAAATTCTCATTTTGTTGTCTTACTTCCTCTTTCCCTAACATCGTATTCGCAG comes from Bacillus kexueae and encodes:
- a CDS encoding PrkA family serine protein kinase, with amino-acid sequence MDILSKIEKYREDEHRLKWEGTFAEYLEILKEKPFIAQSAHSRVYNMIKDAGIEVVDGKKRYKFFDQQLYGLDDALERLVEEYFHPAAKRLDVRKRILLLMGPVSGGKSTLVTMLKRGLEQYSKSDNGAIYAIKGCPMHEDPLHLIPHHLREDFYQEYGIRIEGNLSPLNMMRLEQEYGGRIEDVIVERIFLSEDKRVGIGTFSPSDPKSQDIADLTGSIDFSTIAEYGSESDPRAYRFDGELNKANRGMMEFQEMLKCDEKFLWHLLSLTQEGNFKAGRFALISADELIVAHTNETEYRSFISNKKNEALHSRIIVMPIPYNLKVTEEERIYEKMISESDVSNVHIAPHTLRVAAMFTILTRLKEPKRGDIDLVKKMRLYDGESVEGFNSVDLEELQKEYQDEGMSGIDPRYVINRISSTIIRKEVPSINALDVLRSLKEGLDQHPSISNEDRERYLNFISVARKEYDDIAKKEVQKAFVYSYEESAKTLMDNYLDNVEAYCNKNKIRDPLTGEEMNPDEKLMRSIEEQIGISENAKKAFREEILIRISAYARKGKRFDYNSHERLREAIQKKLFADLKDVVKITTSTKTPDEQQLKKINEVVARLIDEHGYNSTSANELLRYVGSLLNR
- a CDS encoding B3/4 domain-containing protein produces the protein MEMKIDTSIKQVIPSFKVGMIHYRGISVDESPQMLKGRLRLYQEKIYFDLETKKVTDVEGIKEWRELFKKIGTDPSRYRPSHEAIFRRIQKQQYLQTIHSAVDLNNFFSLQYEIPFGIYDADQLTGDITLQIGDEGLEYEALNGRIVNMHHKLVTCDTTGPFGSPIVDSKRTAVQLSTKNAVQIIYLRPSMQIEEATKMINSISNMFTQIHGGEANYEIITCN
- the queG gene encoding tRNA epoxyqueuosine(34) reductase QueG, which gives rise to MDAHILKEKIIVYSKEIGIDKIGFASADTFETLKERLIVQQELGYQSGFEEPDIEKRVNPSLLLPKARSIIAIALAYPSKMKNAPKSTRGDRRGLFCRASWGRDYHHILREKLEQLESYILSLVPEAKVKSMVDTGELSDRAVAERAGIGWSGKNCAIITPEFGSYVYLGEMITNIPFPPDTPIEDQCGTCNKCVEACPTGALVQGGQLDSNKCIAFLTQTKGFLPEQYRTKLGNRLYGCDTCQLVCPENKGKDFHLHPEMEPDPEIAKPRLKPLLTMSNREFKEKFGHVSGSWRGKKPIQRNAIIALAHFKDETALDELIMLMHKDPRPVIRGTAAWAIGKIGDKGKLHELEKALEREVDDEAKNEIEKGIFMLKE
- a CDS encoding amidase domain-containing protein, whose amino-acid sequence is MNIDPLFERTNEKIQYIVSKYMRSPKHIDDIDVFEKKKKLAEKRKAEIVKAKANILWPHHVSESEPITYICEYQFMYRQGDSFYIEEQAEERMVKFSPSGVLVMDGAVEKSFDQLTNHETNELEEGEDRKAFVYDRLAAVQYAERWWNDHNKKYKNFDVNCTNFVSQCLHAGNAPMRGYPRRTAGWWMQKEDWSFSWSVAHSMMIYLSNSKTGLRAEEVFSPEKLVPGDVICYDFQGDGRFDHTTFVVAKDEQNMPLVNAQTYNSRKRYWSYEDSTAYTSNIQYKFFHIIDDLSK
- a CDS encoding DUF554 domain-containing protein gives rise to the protein MLLGTIVNGICIIIGTIIGKFLYRMPEGIKATTMQVIGLFVVVIGLQMALTGDEMLIVLISLVLGAVIGELCRIEDGLNRVGKWLETKFSQGKEEDIAKGFVSATLIFVVGAMAIVGSLDSGLRGNHSVLITKGIIDGFTSILLTASLGIGVLFSFIPVVLYQGSITLLASTIQQIAPEEVLNTFIANTTSTGGIMIMAIGLNLLGLTKIRVANLLPGIIVVAIITIISIKFF
- a CDS encoding S8 family peptidase, whose protein sequence is MKLKKLTSFTLAVSMLMTPLLVGAAPNEEEKAPKNKNEVNVNLEKGKYVKGEVIVKFKDNISANAKNNVMKSLGVTVKEKDDPANSKFQVLKVGNVEAVVEALNKNPMVEYAEPNYVFSITWTPNDTYYQGYQYGPQNTSTNYAWDITKGSSSQEIAVIDTGVDYTHPDLDAKVIKGYDFVDNDYDPMDLNDHGTHVAGTAAAETNNARGVAGMAPNTKILAVRALDASGNGSLNDVADAIIYSADAGAEVINLSLGCDCDTQTLKDAVNYAWNKGSVIVAAAGNSGVSTTFEPASYANVIAVGAIDRYDQLASFSNYGTWVDVVAPGVSIASTVRGNGYAYMSGTSMASPHVAGLAALLASQGRNNVQIRQAIEQTADSISGTGLYFKYGKINSYDAVRY
- the trmL gene encoding tRNA (uridine(34)/cytosine(34)/5-carboxymethylaminomethyluridine(34)-2'-O)-methyltransferase TrmL, with protein sequence MGLHVVLFQPEIPANTGNIARTCAATNTTLHLIRPLGFSTDDKMLRRAGLDYWDHVNIVYYDSLDELFEKNANGEFFFITKFGQKNHTNFDYSDLEKDYFFVFGRETNGLPDEVIENNMDRCLRLPMTDKVRSLNLSNTAAILVYEALRQQNYPGLELSFN